In Microbulbifer salipaludis, a genomic segment contains:
- a CDS encoding tetratricopeptide repeat protein, whose product MSNSEKLEDLQRLKKFWEQDQENPMLTQDLLAKYFETGTLEEAREFIDALPESVLGFPQVSHSAGLLCLAMNDYKQAEFCFRWADAKASGQLAIQYNLAYALFQQRQYAEVATLLMGVSKPTPEVLILKGRAYHHLGELPHAVETLEAAIAEKAEPQTCGLLALVYNDAGNRERAIELAGGVLQEEPHQFEALLAMADAYTALQSYTEAASWCDLGLREYPCVGRFWTVKGQLQLAEFDFNEARVSFTRAVELMPEHIGTWHLLGWCEVLRGDLDAALHAFEQALELNRNFAESHGGLAVVNALQGNWDVVQRASKRALGLDSGNLSGRYAQALYFEHRGQVGAAEQLRQKLFATPTGQKVEGKLPEMVQKYLASRGEQL is encoded by the coding sequence GTGAGTAATAGCGAAAAGCTAGAAGACCTGCAAAGACTGAAGAAATTCTGGGAGCAAGATCAAGAAAACCCGATGCTCACGCAGGATTTACTGGCGAAATATTTTGAAACGGGAACTCTGGAGGAGGCGCGCGAGTTTATCGATGCGTTGCCTGAGAGTGTCTTGGGATTTCCTCAGGTCTCACATTCCGCAGGCCTGCTGTGCCTTGCGATGAATGACTATAAGCAGGCGGAATTTTGCTTCCGCTGGGCGGACGCGAAAGCATCGGGTCAGCTGGCAATCCAATACAATTTGGCATACGCACTGTTTCAGCAGCGCCAGTATGCGGAGGTGGCGACGCTATTAATGGGCGTATCCAAGCCTACCCCGGAGGTGCTCATACTCAAGGGCCGCGCGTATCACCACTTGGGTGAGCTTCCTCATGCGGTGGAGACGCTTGAAGCTGCCATTGCGGAGAAGGCCGAGCCGCAAACCTGCGGGCTCCTCGCTCTTGTTTACAACGATGCCGGCAATCGCGAAAGGGCAATTGAGCTGGCTGGCGGTGTGTTACAGGAAGAGCCCCACCAATTTGAGGCCTTACTGGCGATGGCCGATGCCTATACCGCACTGCAGTCCTACACGGAGGCAGCGTCATGGTGTGATCTGGGGCTCCGTGAATACCCCTGTGTTGGGCGGTTTTGGACGGTAAAAGGTCAGTTGCAACTGGCGGAGTTTGATTTCAATGAGGCCAGAGTTAGCTTCACCAGGGCGGTGGAACTAATGCCGGAACACATTGGTACCTGGCACCTGCTTGGCTGGTGTGAGGTTTTACGGGGGGATCTGGATGCGGCGCTGCACGCGTTTGAGCAGGCTCTTGAGCTGAATCGGAACTTTGCCGAAAGCCACGGAGGTCTGGCAGTAGTGAATGCACTGCAGGGTAACTGGGACGTAGTGCAACGCGCCAGCAAGCGCGCATTAGGGCTTGACAGCGGAAACCTGTCTGGCCGCTACGCTCAGGCACTCTATTTTGAGCATCGGGGGCAGGTGGGCGCGGCGGAACAGCTGCGCCAGAAACTGTTCGCAACACCTACGGGCCAGAAGGTGGAAGGTAAGCTGCCGG
- a CDS encoding sigma-70 family RNA polymerase sigma factor → MGEKEQKISLWEQWERGGDSASRDALIAHYLPWGVSVAFSLMKTFPPNLVPHDDIRQITSMALLESIARFCPDKGVPFEAFARKRVRGALLDEVTAENRQTLNTPNEEQGSRPFTALVDQLDGMVMEILLNSLGAEAAPIYPNFTCKSEMHTVLNDLVARLSRREQEVIKLAYFHDQSNREVARALRLSEGRVSQVKKMALDKLKYQLITEI, encoded by the coding sequence GTGGGAGAAAAAGAACAAAAAATTAGTCTTTGGGAACAGTGGGAACGAGGTGGTGATAGTGCTTCTCGAGATGCACTTATTGCACACTACCTGCCCTGGGGTGTATCGGTAGCTTTTTCTTTGATGAAAACCTTTCCGCCAAATTTAGTTCCCCATGATGATATTCGTCAGATCACTTCGATGGCATTGCTGGAATCCATAGCGCGTTTCTGCCCGGATAAAGGTGTTCCGTTTGAAGCGTTTGCGCGAAAGCGGGTTCGCGGTGCACTGTTGGATGAGGTAACTGCTGAAAATCGGCAGACTTTGAATACTCCCAATGAAGAACAAGGGTCCCGCCCATTTACCGCGCTAGTAGACCAGCTCGACGGAATGGTCATGGAAATTTTGCTGAATAGCTTGGGTGCAGAAGCTGCGCCCATTTACCCGAACTTTACCTGCAAGAGTGAAATGCACACGGTGTTGAATGATTTGGTTGCGCGGTTGAGTAGACGGGAGCAGGAAGTGATCAAACTTGCCTATTTTCATGACCAAAGCAATCGGGAAGTGGCGCGTGCGTTACGTTTGTCCGAAGGGCGGGTGAGCCAGGTAAAAAAAATGGCGTTGGATAAGCTCAAGTACCAATTAATAACAGAAATTTAA
- a CDS encoding transposase: MARLPRLGPAGIPQHVIQRGNNRQVCFCSEQDMIAYVGWLKQYSKSFGVQVHAWVLMTNHVHLLVTPLSDGAVSKMMQALGRIYVRYFNREYRRSGTLWEGRYKSCLVESEGYLLQCYRYIELNPVNANMVADPGEYYWSSYACNGFGKVSSLITPHPEYLALGRSPKERCEQYRALFSYHLDGPALEEIRTSVNKGMALGSLRFKEEVERQHARRVTDVPIGRPRKSIVNTN, from the coding sequence ATGGCCAGATTGCCTCGTCTCGGTCCCGCGGGTATTCCACAGCATGTCATTCAGCGCGGTAACAATCGTCAGGTTTGCTTTTGTTCAGAGCAGGACATGATTGCCTATGTCGGCTGGCTAAAGCAGTATTCCAAATCATTTGGTGTTCAGGTCCATGCCTGGGTCTTGATGACGAACCATGTACACTTACTGGTGACCCCACTATCTGATGGCGCCGTGAGCAAAATGATGCAGGCACTGGGGCGAATATACGTGCGTTACTTTAACCGCGAGTACAGGCGTTCCGGTACTTTGTGGGAAGGGCGTTACAAATCTTGCTTGGTGGAATCTGAAGGCTATTTGCTTCAGTGTTATCGATACATTGAATTAAACCCTGTGAATGCCAATATGGTGGCAGACCCTGGGGAATATTACTGGTCTAGCTATGCGTGCAATGGGTTTGGCAAGGTGTCGAGCCTGATCACGCCACACCCGGAATATTTAGCGCTCGGTCGCTCTCCTAAGGAGCGTTGCGAGCAATACCGTGCACTATTCTCTTATCATCTGGATGGTCCCGCTTTGGAGGAAATTCGCACTTCAGTGAATAAGGGAATGGCGCTGGGTAGTCTACGCTTTAAAGAGGAGGTCGAACGACAGCATGCTCGCCGTGTGACTGACGTTCCCATTGGGCGGCCCCGAAAGAGCATCGTTAACACAAATTGA